The nucleotide window TTTACAGTCAAGGGTTACTGGATATTGATTTTAATACTGGAGCACTGAAAGTAAATGCCAAATCAATTCCTGTAATGCGTGGTTTGGAGCAAGTCTGGATAAAAGCCACCGCTTTAAAAGTTGCTCCTGAATTTAAGCAATTAACTTGGCTACGTACCGAGCAGGAAGAGCGGCTGTACCATAATTTGATTAGTTGGCGTCATCAGATGGCTGTTCGTCATAAGGTGTCGCATCATGCAATTTTATCAGATCGAACACTAAGAGAGATCATAGAACAAAAGCCACAAGACGAGATTCAGTTAAAAGATATTTATGGAATAGGTACAACCAAACTCCGTCGGTTTGGCAATGAAATTTTAACCATTTTAAACTAAAATCATGTTAGATAAGAAAAAAAAGCGTCAAGTTATTATCCTAATGACAATTTTATTTTTTGTTGGGGTGTCAGCTACAGATATATATGTACCCTCACTACCTCAAATGGTAAAAGATTTTAATACTGTTCCCAGTAATGTTAATTTGACTATTTCTAGCTTCAGTATGAGTATTGCTTTTTTTGTGCTTTTTGCTGGCGAAATAAGTAATCGTTTTGGACGGCGTCGGGTTTTAATTACAGGGGTAACCATCTTTGGGGTAGCAGCTTTTTTAATGTCAATTATTAATAATTTATGGTTAATGATATTACTTCGTTCAATACAAGCAATTGGTGCTGCTGTAATATTAATTGTTCCGCGCCTTATCTTAAACGACTCAATGAATGAGCAAGAGCAAATTCGGGCAAATGGTATGCTTTTGACTGGACTTATTTTATCACCAGCAATATCTCCGGTAGTTGGGGCACACCTTGCGGAATGGTTTGGCTGGCGGAGTACTTTTCTTTTTACGGCATTAATGGCATTAATAATTGTTATTTGGGCATACAGTATATTGCCAGAGACTATCCAAGAACCTATCAAAAAATTCAAAGCACCTATGGTTTATATCCGAGCTTATGGCAGATTAATGACCAATCGAGTTTTTCTTGCTTTAACGCTAATATATGCCTGCGGCGTTGCTGCTTATTTTAGTTTTATTGGTGTTTCCAGTTATTTGTATATTAATCGTTGGCATGTTTTAGCTGTTAATTATGCATACATTTTCCTTGGGTTGTCAGTAGCATATATGCTTGGGAATCAGGTTATGCAACGTTTAAATAAGCGGAATTATCCTCCAGTTAAAATTATCGGAATTGGCGTTTATTCAACATTTATTGGAATGGTGGTGATCCTATTTTCATACCTTATCTGGCATGGGCATCATGAAATTCTTGTAATCTCTGTTTCGTGTGGTGTTTTATTTATGCGAGCTGCCAATGCATTAATTAATCCGCCAACTCAGATAAAGATTATGAACTATTTTTATCCCAATAGCGCGCAGGCTTTAGGGTTAAATATGTGCTTTGGCTTTGGTTTTAGTAGCCTTGCCACCTATTTGGTAACGCTATTTCCTGATTTTCCATTTGCAAGCTTGGTGGTATTATCTTTTATTTATATAATTATTTGTGTGCTCGTCTATGTAGGCAATCGACATTTACTTGGTAATAACCAGTAGTAATAAAAAAACCGGATAAAATCCGGTTTTTTTATTAAGCCATAGCTTTAATTTTTGCAGATAGTTTGCTTTTATGGCGTGCTGCTTTATTTTTATGAAAGATTCCTTTACGAGCGATCTTATCAATAGTTGATTGAGCACTTACAAACTCGGATTTTGCTGTTTCTTTATTACCAGCCTGAATTGCTTTTAGAACTTTTTTAATAGCAGTTCTAAATTCAGTTCTTAGTGAAAAATTATGATTGCGGCGGTTAATCGCCTGACGCGCACGCTTTCTAGCTTGTGCTGTATTTGCCATGTTTATATCCTTAATATTTAAAACGCGAATTAATAAGAGAGGAAGTTTTATTAATTTCTATGAGACACTTAGCGCGTGATTATAACATATTGGTTATGAATATTTGAATTTAAATATTTCTTGCAGTAAGGGAATGATGTCGGTGTTGTAAAAATGCAACTTATATCTTATTTTTTCTTTTATTAACTATCTGATTTAAATGAAATTTATTTTTGTGGTGTGAATTGTTCTGCAATTATGTTGTCAGAGTTAACTCAATATTTTATTTTTAGTGCTTTAATAGTGTAAAATAACAACATGCAACTAATATTTTTGATGTAGCTGCAAAGGGGTCCTCCACCTTGGGAGCTTCTGCTTTCTTGGGGCGTTTGGAAACATACGTTAGCA belongs to Aquella oligotrophica and includes:
- the rpsT gene encoding 30S ribosomal protein S20, with amino-acid sequence MANTAQARKRARQAINRRNHNFSLRTEFRTAIKKVLKAIQAGNKETAKSEFVSAQSTIDKIARKGIFHKNKAARHKSKLSAKIKAMA
- a CDS encoding MFS transporter, yielding MLDKKKKRQVIILMTILFFVGVSATDIYVPSLPQMVKDFNTVPSNVNLTISSFSMSIAFFVLFAGEISNRFGRRRVLITGVTIFGVAAFLMSIINNLWLMILLRSIQAIGAAVILIVPRLILNDSMNEQEQIRANGMLLTGLILSPAISPVVGAHLAEWFGWRSTFLFTALMALIIVIWAYSILPETIQEPIKKFKAPMVYIRAYGRLMTNRVFLALTLIYACGVAAYFSFIGVSSYLYINRWHVLAVNYAYIFLGLSVAYMLGNQVMQRLNKRNYPPVKIIGIGVYSTFIGMVVILFSYLIWHGHHEILVISVSCGVLFMRAANALINPPTQIKIMNYFYPNSAQALGLNMCFGFGFSSLATYLVTLFPDFPFASLVVLSFIYIIICVLVYVGNRHLLGNNQ